A single genomic interval of Arachis duranensis cultivar V14167 chromosome 7, aradu.V14167.gnm2.J7QH, whole genome shotgun sequence harbors:
- the LOC127740539 gene encoding uncharacterized protein LOC127740539 produces MCTDFQNHRYGFKFVSFDTLNAPGYDCTYLVGSSSIHDLLVFLAFGGFYFVYGHGGCVKTFIWNELSSAIRSRGKIVLNVTSSGIASLLLPGGRSAHSRFSIPITITDESTYNIKHGSLKAELLIQSSLIIWDEAPMLNKTCFEALDWTLRDLMSVTDQHKTHQPFGDKVVVLGGDFRQILPMIPKGSRHDILASDINSSHLWSFYKILKLHMNMRLLKSSSDQDDGEMKRFANWILDVGNGNIGSVVGDESEVEIQDDLLITTTDDPLSHLLDFAYPNLLQNMSDYRYFQSRAILAPTLESVEKVDDFALTIFPGMEKEYLSSDTTCQADENEDVQQE; encoded by the coding sequence gaagtagtagtattcatgacttGCTAGTCTTTTTAGCATTTGGTGGTTTTTACTTCGTCTATGGGCATGGTGGGTGTGTTAAGACATTTATTTGGAATGAACTTTCTTCTGCTATTCGGTCTAGAGGAAAGATTGTTTTAAATGTCACATCTAGTGGAATTGCTTCTTTACTCTTACCTGGTGGCAGATCGGCTCATTCTAGATTTTCAATACCCATTACAATTACTGATGAATCTACTTACAACATCAAGCATGGCAGTTTGAAGGCTGAGCTGCTCATCCAAAGTAGCTTAATAATTTGGGATGAAGCTCCAATGCTCAATAAAACGTGCTTTGAAGCACTTGATTGGACGCTCAGGGATCTTATGTCAGTTACCGATCAACATAAGACACATCAACCATTTGGTGATAAGGTTGTTGTTCTAGGAGGTGATTTCAGACAGATACTTCCGATGATTCCGAAAGGAAGTAGACACGATATATTGGCATCCGATATTAACTCATCCCATCTGTGGTCATTTTATAAGATTCTAAAACTGCATATGAATATGAGGCTTCTAAAATCTTCTTCGGATCAAGATGATGGCGAAATGAAGAGATTTGCTAATTGGATACTTGATGTTGGAAATGGAAATATTGGCTCTGTTGTTGGTGATGAATCAGAAGTTGAAATTCAAGATGATCTATTGATTACAACTACTGATGACCCTCTCTCTCATTTGCTAGACTTTGCATATCCAAATTTGTTGCAAAACATGTCAGATTACAGGTATTTTCAGAGTAGGGCAATTCTTGCACCCACGCTTGAGAGTGTCGAGAAGGTAGATGATTTTGCCTTGACAATCTTTCCAGGGATGGAAAAAGAGTATTTGAGCTCTgacacaacatgtcaagctgatGAGAATGAAGATGTACAACAAGAGTAG